The following coding sequences lie in one Indicator indicator isolate 239-I01 chromosome 2, UM_Iind_1.1, whole genome shotgun sequence genomic window:
- the DEGS1 gene encoding sphingolipid delta(4)-desaturase DES1 — protein sequence MGNTVAREDFEWVYTDQPHADRRKEILAKHPEIKALMKPDHNLIWVVVLMVLAQLIAFYLVKDLEWKWVIFWAYVFGSCISHSMTLAIHEISHNSAFGNNKAMWNRWFGIFANLPLGLPYSISFKRYHMDHHRYLGGDGIDVDIPTNFEGWFFCTRFRKFIWIVLQPFFYAIRPLCINPKPITRLEIINLLAQLSFDIVIYYLWGVKSTFYMLAGSVLGLGLHPISGHFIAEHYMFLKGHETYSYYGPLNLLTFNVGYHNEHHDFPNIPGKSLPLVKKIAAEYYDNLPQYNSWIKVLYDFVMDDTISPYSRMKRQLKGEVKQD from the exons ATGGGTAACACCGTGGCTAGAGAGGATTTCGAGTGGGTCTACACGGACCAGCCTCATGCTGACCGCCGCAAGGAGATCTTGG CTAAACATCCAGAGATTAAAGCACTGATGAAGCCGGATCACAACTTGATCTGGGTGGTTGTGCTGATGGTCCTTGCGCAGCTGATTGCATTTTATCTAGTTAAAGACTTGGAATGGAAATGGGTAATCTTCTGGGCATATGTTTTTGGAAGCTGTATTAGCCACTCCATGACTTTGGCTATTCATGAGATTTCTCATAACAGTGCCTTTGGCAACAACAAAGCAATGTGGAATCGATGGTTTGGAATATTTGCCAACCTCCCTCTTGGTCTCCCATACTCCATATCCTTCAAGAGATACCACATGGATCATCATCGTTATTTAGGAGGTGATGGAATTGATGTGGACATTCCTACCAACTTCGAAGGTTGGTTTTTCTGCACCCGTTTCAGGAAGTTCATATGGATTGTTCTTCAGCCTTTTTTCTATGCAATTAGACCTCTCTGCATCAATCCTAAACCCATTACTCGACTTGAAATAATCAATTTGTTGGCTCAGCTTTCCTTTGATATCGTGATATATTACTTATGGGGAGTCAAATCCACTTTTTACATGCTTGCTGGTTCAGTACTTGGACTTGGGTTGCACCCAATTTCAGGACACTTCATAGCTGAACAttacatgtttttaaaaggaCATGAGACTTATTCCTACTATGGGCCACTTAATTTACTTACTTTTAATGTTGGCTATCACAACGAGCATCATGACTTCCCCAACATTCCTGGCAAGAGCCTCCCACTG GTGAAGAAAATAGCAGCTGAATACTATGACAACCTGCCACAATATAACTCTTGGATAAAAGTACTGTATGACTTCGTGATGGATGACACAATCAGCCCATATTCACGTATGAAAAGGCAATTAAAGGGTGAAGTGAAACAAGATTAA